The Plasmodium brasilianum strain Bolivian I chromosome 11, whole genome shotgun sequence nucleotide sequence TTTAAATagcttttaattttttttttttttttttaaataataaaatattgtttagAGTGTATATcttaagaattatatatttaaaaaaacatcaaTTTTTCAGTAGTTCTGAACTAATTGTAACTGTTAAATTgttcaaaatttttcttctttctttttgaaAACATGACggttttaataataatgtatatggATATTCTgcttttgtaattttttcatcGTTCGTACTGCTTATTTTAGGCTTCGATCTGTTTGTTGTTATTACTTTATTgctatatacacatatatatatgttttgcATTTTTCACTTACACATCTTAAGACTGTTAACACTACTTTTGTTTAGTTCATTTCTATTGATGTTGTCATTTCTGTTAACAGGGAATGGTACCTTTTACGATTTCTCCACTTTTATAGCATGCCACTTAATATGAACGATTCTTCTATTTAAGCagaaatagatatatatatgtgtacatatatgagCATACacccatatatacatatttgtatatatgtaataagtAAATGAACAAAAGGGAATTCTACACATTTCCACGTGGTTCTAAATGTAAGCCGCATCTAACagttatattatcatttataaaattctgtacctttatttatttttacacgtactttttaatattaacatttgATATCCTTTCTCACATATACATTCGTTGTTGATGTTGTTGAACTATGAAAGAAATTTTGATTCCTATTTTGAAGTTAAATAAGTTGCATTcgattttttattatccatatttttattagaattatacataaatgaaaCGTCCGAGGTGTTTCGAAGTACGGtgttattatttatcttATGTTTACTAGAATAAAACGTATCATTCATATTGTCCATGTCGCTGGAATTATTTCGTTTATGAAAACGCTCATTTACTAATTTTGTACGTCTGTTGCTCATCTTACTATTTTGTTGACATGATGTTGTTtgcttatttgttttataatatgtatcaTTATTcacttcattttttacaaaatcaCCCTTTTGCTCATAATTCTGATATTTTCTCCTATAAAATacgttattattattattattattattcatttgatTCTTATTATGGTTTATCTTTTTACCCATTAGATTATTATTGCCCAATCGTTTGTCTGctgattttttttcgtagtatccttttttattgaaGTTATAATCATTTATTCTTTCTTCATTTTGATTGTCTCTATAAATagtgttattttttttcccataaaAATTTGAGTTTGCAACTGCATCATCTCCTTTCTTAGAATTatcatatttcttatttgatgaaaaacttaaaaaagaaCCTTTGTAGTTACTCGAAGAATTTTTATGGAATGGTGGTACGGTTTTCTTTTGATTATAAGAGcgataattattttttctgttataatatttattttcttcattatgtgtgcatgtattattaattaataatgcaTTCGAAGAATTTTTTGAACTCatgatataattattcttcGTTACACTGTAGTTCGCATTAACAGAATTATCTACATAATCGATCTTATTTAATACATTTGAATAATCACTGCTATTTCCATTAATAACTATTCTTTCATCTAATCCTTTTGTATTTACTTGAAAATTTGAATTATCTTTATTAAATTTGGTACCttcattattacattttttttctgaagTTTCACTTATTTCTGTtatgttatcattattacttTCTTCCCTAATATTGTCGGTATAGCATGAATTTAattcatacatttttatttcatcctGAAATACTTCATTACCATTCTTCTTTCTATTTTCTTGATCTAAATAAGCCtctaataatttattatatctattACCAATCCATATTTTGAACTGtttgaaattaaaagaaCTAGACTTTCCTGTATTATTAGTTCTCTTTTCATCCCTCTTTCCTATTAAATGATTCTTTTTATCTTCTGGATATTTACAATAATCATtcttacttatatttttcatatttttatcatcctTATTTGCTAATATATTGCCCTGAACTTCCTCATCCTCACTTCTATCTgtgatattataattatcatttttaacgCATTCACAATTGTTCATCTCTTCATCATTATATCTTCTAATATTTTGGATATGTTTTGTTTTCTCCCTCGTTAAACAATCTTCAGtattatattccttttttcttccctCTTTTGTTATTATGCATTTTGTGTCACTGTTTTCCTTGATTTTACTATGGTCTCTATTACTCTTATCCACCTTTTTACTACTGGGAATGTTACTATTATCCATATTAGTATGATCAGACTTACTATTATCAGACATATTATtcacaattttttctttattcttaAAACTGTTATCAACCATATTACTGTTTGTATTATTTACACCATTATTAGCATAATTACATTTATCAAGGTTCCTATTAAAAATgtgattattattatcattaatgTGTTCATACATGTTTTCACCAGTATTCTCATTAGTAGTAGCCCATATGGTTTTATTAGACACATTTTCTCCACGTTTAACTAAATGATTGgaactatttttataaacatcTGTTTCATCTACTTTCACGTCACTTAAATCATTTGGTGCACAgctgttttctttttcataatgatttgattctttattattcataattttgttatcatttacctttttattataattattattaccactattattaaatgtgtgtaacatttttttattattatcgttattcatattatcacttcttttaaaatagttactttcattattttttttcccgtatttttcctcattaataaattttgtgtctgatttttttatatttgatatttcttccttatttttaaaattatttcttttaaaattaaaatttttgttatttccaCTTTCATCACGTGACACAGGGTGATTATTCCTATTCATACTATTGTCCTTATGGATTTCCTCGTAACTGTTATCAGCCCTGTTATAAGTGTGCTTACTACTATTAATATACTTGTTAcggttattgttattatcacTGTTACTATCGTTGTTATCACTGTTTTTACCACCACAGTTAACACCTTTGTTATCATTATTCTTATCAACGGTATCACCAATGTCATaattattaccattactaCCATTGTGTCCATAATTATTACCGCTATAACTGttatttttgttgttataatttttacagtTATCAATATTTTGTACAGTATTATCATTCATTTTTGAGACACCATTATTACTTTTCCGATAGCtatcaatatttttgtaacTGTTGTTGATACTACTCGTGCATACACTATTCTCGTTACtatttttatgctttttttcattactattatggatatcttttgttttacaaatataattatggccatttttgtaatttttcctattttttatactttcattattcttataatattCGCTACTCTTAAAATTATCGCAAGCTGTATCAAAGTCAAAACTTTTGCCGTTATCATTATTGTTTCTACATTCAACTTTTTTGTTATTCCCTATATTTCTGTAACcgttatactttttatttgaattattcGTGCTCGTGTTATTATTTCGGAAGTCCTTCTTGAAGTTTGTGTTGTtcctactattattatatactgaaattcttttatagttttcactattattattattaatattattactactattattgtttGTGAGTTTATTGCCATTTGTTTTCTCATTATTATAAGGTTTCTCTTTTGTGTCCTCGCTTTTTCTACCCGAATTAATGTTCATACTGTTAGTACTAAATATCCTAATGGAACCTGAATTTAAAcgactattattatatacctCTTCtgtattcatattttttacgttACTACATTTTCCATCTTTTTTGTCCTTCTCCACTTCCggttttttaatattttcatttttcgtattttccATTTCATCATGTATCcctatttttcctttttcttttttatctaatTCATAGTTTGTTAAACTTTTATCCtcatttacttttatatcaCAATTATtgcttttaatatattctctATCCCTCCTTTCAGTATGTACAACTTTATCTTCTCTTCTattactttcattttttacagAACTCTTTTTAGATAtcatgttcatttttttcgaATCACGTACCTCACCtgtaaaatttatatcattactGCTACTTACTTTTGAATCATTACATAAAGGTATATCCTTCGAGATTCCTACTAAGTTATTGTTACTTTTAGagcataaattatttgtgtTATTCACATTAGCTTCCATGTTTTTATCGTCCttcgttttattatttgaataaacGTTATTCACATGATTTGAGCCATTTCTCCCCTTCTCCATTTTATTATGGGGTATTTTCCTAACATTTTGAAAAGGTTTATTGTTGTTATCATTACAATTTCTGCTgtcaaaaaaatttgttaaatttcTATTTAAGAATGTGTTgtgcttttttttaacatcaTTTTTCGTATAAGCTCTATTAAAATAGTTTGTGTTTTTTCTTCCCCATCTTTCATATCTCCCTTTTTCATTGTTTCCCCTTTTGATACCGTTTCCACAAtagctattattattgctactaCTAGTACTGTTGTTGTTACTTCTTTGAACCTTAATTCCTTTATcactaatatttttgttcttgtTACTATTGATATTATTCATGGTACAAGAGGTACTGTTCTTATTAAGACTACTTATATGATTACTCTTTACATTAGTGTTACAATTATTTGTAATGACattcttattattactattactactattacttcTACTAACATTAATCTTAATATTTTGGATGCCTTCTTTTAATACACTtcgttctttttttaaattttcattaaagtTTTCAAAAGTATACCCCCTCTCATTGTTATTTCTTTCcttatatttgtttacttTATCATTTGCATTACTTTGAGTTTTCGGATTAATCGAATAAAAGttacttttatattcttttttagcATAGTTACATTTTCCtgtatttctaatttttgtttctttttgattactcattttaattaaaaaaaaaaaaaaaaaggcctaattttttcttttttttatcttttataaatatttctttattttatgttattaatttaacttcgccaaaataaaattaaaaaaaaaaaaatataatacaatgaatttatgtatacttctatgtatattcatacctttatatatacttgtacatatttgtacatttttatatataagtacatatatatatgggcgTATTTAAGTACAAATACAAACACTTACGTgcgtttgtatatatttacaaagtCAGCTTTTAATATGATTATAGAATTTACATTTAGTTTATTAAGATATGGAAAATTTTAggagaaaatatttttagcaTCTAGTGAGCAAGTacttatgaaaaattaacttATGAAAAACTGTCAAGACATAAGGTGTAATAAcctataaatgtatattttaaaaaatagaataaatgaataaaaaatattagctCGTACTCCGTTGTACacaacgtaaaaaaaaaaatgtgcaatAATGCAAATGTACTTTTTATGGAATATATTTggttcattaaaaaaaattttattgatGGAAAATTCTTAAAggaatatggaaaaaatagaaaaaaaaaaaaa carries:
- a CDS encoding hypothetical protein (conserved Plasmodium protein) produces the protein MSNQKETKIRNTGKCNYAKKEYKSNFYSINPKTQSNANDKVNKYKERNNNERGYTFENFNENLKKERSVLKEGIQNIKINVSRSNSSNSNNKNVITNNCNTNVKSNHISSLNKNSTSCTMNNINSNKNKNISDKGIKVQRSNNNSTSSSNNNSYCGNGIKRGNNEKGRYERWGRKNTNYFNRAYTKNDVKKKHNTFLNRNLTNFFDSRNCNDNNNKPFQNVRKIPHNKMEKGRNGSNHVNNVYSNNKTKDDKNMEANVNNTNNLCSKSNNNLVGISKDIPLCNDSKVSSSNDINFTGEVRDSKKMNMISKKSSVKNESNRREDKVVHTERRDREYIKSNNCDIKVNEDKSLTNYELDKKEKGKIGIHDEMENTKNENIKKPEVEKDKKDGKCSNVKNMNTEEVYNNSRLNSGSIRIFSTNSMNINSGRKSEDTKEKPYNNEKTNGNKLTNNNSSNNINNNNSENYKRISVYNNSRNNTNFKKDFRNNNTSTNNSNKKYNGYRNIGNNKKVECRNNNDNGKSFDFDTACDNFKSSEYYKNNESIKNRKNYKNGHNYICKTKDIHNSNEKKHKNSNENSVCTSSINNSYKNIDSYRKSNNGVSKMNDNTVQNIDNCKNYNNKNNSYSGNNYGHNGSNGNNYDIGDTVDKNNDNKGVNCGGKNSDNNDSNSDNNNNRNKYINSSKHTYNRADNSYEEIHKDNSMNRNNHPVSRDESGNNKNFNFKRNNFKNKEEISNIKKSDTKFINEEKYGKKNNESNYFKRSDNMNNDNNKKMLHTFNNSGNNNYNKKVNDNKIMNNKESNHYEKENSCAPNDLSDVKVDETDVYKNSSNHLVKRGENVSNKTIWATTNENTGENMYEHINDNNNHIFNRNLDKCNYANNGVNNTNSNMVDNSFKNKEKIVNNMSDNSKSDHTNMDNSNIPSSKKVDKSNRDHSKIKENSDTKCIITKEGRKKEYNTEDCLTREKTKHIQNIRRYNDEEMNNCECVKNDNYNITDRSEDEEVQGNILANKDDKNMKNISKNDYCKYPEDKKNHLIGKRDEKRTNNTGKSSSFNFKQFKIWIGNRYNKLLEAYLDQENRKKNGNEVFQDEIKMYELNSCYTDNIREESNNDNITEISETSEKKCNNEGTKFNKDNSNFQVNTKGLDERIVINGNSSDYSNVLNKIDYVDNSVNANYSVTKNNYIMSSKNSSNALLINNTCTHNEENKYYNRKNNYRSYNQKKTVPPFHKNSSSNYKGSFLSFSSNKKYDNSKKGDDAVANSNFYGKKNNTIYRDNQNEERINDYNFNKKGYYEKKSADKRLGNNNLMGKKINHNKNQMNNNNNNNNVFYRRKYQNYEQKGDFVKNEVNNDTYYKTNKQTTSCQQNSKMSNRRTKLVNERFHKRNNSSDMDNMNDTFYSSKHKINNNTVLRNTSDVSFMYNSNKNMDNKKSNATYLTSK